The stretch of DNA GATTGCAGGACCCAGAAATTCCCTCGCCGCCGGAATATCGTTTGTAGCGTGAGCCATCAGATTCCCCGTCGGATTTTTGTGAAAGAAATTCATAGATTGGCTCTGAATCGAATTGAGCAAATCTTTCCGCAAATCATACTCGATTTCACGCGATGCTACAATTATCATTCGACGAGTTAGGAACATGAAATATCCCGCAAACGCCGTCAGCAGCAATATGTACAAAATATTGAGCAATATTTTGTTCATATCATAATTGCCGTCAACAATCATGTCAATCGTTGTACCGACCAATCTCGGCACGTATGTGGCGCAAAGATTAGCAATCGTTACAACAATCAAACCCAAAATCAGCTTTTTCTTGTAGCGCTTCAAATATGGTATTAATCTGTATAACTCCTTCATTATACTAAATTTAGCCTCTTTTTGAAGTCAGCAATTGTGCGCATGAGCCCTGCTTTGCGTTCTACTTTTGGTTCCCAATTCAATATCTCACTCGCCCGAGTAATATTCGGTTGGCGAACTTTTGGGTCGTCGGAAGGCAAATCTTCGAAAACAACTTTACTTCGGGAGCCTGTCAGTTCGATAATTTCTTTGGCTAATTCAAGCATTGTCAATTCTGCCGGATTGCCGATGTTTACCGGGTCTGTCTCATCACTCAGCAACAGGCGATAAATCCCCTCAATCAAATCGTCCACATAGCAAACCGAGCGTGTTTGGGCGCCATCACCGTAAACAGTTACGTCTTCATTTTTTAGCGCTTGATTGATAAAATTGGGAATTGCTCTGCCATCTTGCAATCTCATTCGTGGTCCGTAAGTATTGAAAATGCGCACAATGCGGGTTTCGACGCCATGATAGCGGTGATAAGCCATTGTCAGCGCTTCGGCAAACCGCTTTGCTTCGTCATAAACGCCGCGATAGCCCACAGGATTGACATTTCCCCAGTAATCTTCGGGTTGCGGGTGAATCAACGGGTCGCCATAAACTTCGCTGGTGCTTGCTAAAAGGATTCTCGCATTTTTAGCTTTTGCCAATCCAAGCGCCTTATGAGTGCCAAGCGAACCTACTTTGAGCGTCTGAATGGGCAACTTCAGGTAATCTATAGGCGAGGCGGGAGACGCAAAATGCAAAATATAGTCCAAATCGCCTTCTACATATACGTAATTTGTAACATCGTGGAGTATGAATTTGAAATTGGGATTGCCCATCAAATGAGCTATGTTGTCTGGTGAACCGGTCACGAAATTGTCCATACACACTACTTCGTAACCCTCTGCTATAAATTTGTCGCACAGATGCGAGCCCAAAAATCCTGCTCCACCTGTAATTAATACTTTTGCCATTAAAAATCCGAAATTATATTACAATTTTAAGAAAATCTACACCAAAAATCAATAAAAATTTGAATATCACCGAAAATATATACAAATTTGCTTAGAGTAATTTTTTCGTTTAATATTGTATTTTTTCCGAAATGTAATTTGATGAACGCAAACGAGATTCAATATATAAAAGGTGTCGGACCCAAAAGAGCCGAAATACTTGCAGAAGCAGGAATTTTGGCACCTGACGATTTGGTCACATACTTCCCGGCATCGTACATTGACCGCAACGCTCGGACTACAATCAGCAATCTGTTTCGCGAGCTTGGTAGCCACGATATGATTGATGTGGAATTGACAAGTAGCGTAGGATTTCGGTCTATTTCTACAATCGTAGCCAAAATTATCAAAAAGTCCGAAAATTCATTCGGCAAAAAACGCAAATTTCTGAAGCTGACTTTGAGCGATGGCAGTGGAACTAATGCAAGCATTTTCTTTTGGAATTATGTCCAATATTATTCCAAGCATTATCAGGAAGGGCAGATTCTCGCGGTCAGTGGCAAAGCCGAGATTGACAAGTATAATTCCGTAAACTTTTCTCATCCCGAGATTGACATTTTGGAATCGGACGATGCGCGTATGTACGAGAGCGGGATGATTTTGCCGAAATACCGAATTACGGAGAAGATGGCAAAAGGCGGCATCACGAACAAAATGCTCAGTAATATCATCAATCAACTGCTCGAAGCGAACACTATCAGGCTTTCAGAATCTTTACCGGACACAATCCGAAAAACTTTGAATATGCCTGATATAAAATCTACCGTGCTGAATCTGCATTTCCCGCAATCGGAGGATTTGCTCAATCGTGCAAGGTGGCGAATCAAATTTGAGGAGATATTTTATTTTCTGATGAAAGTAGAAAGCATCAAGCACAAGTCTAAAACGAGCGAAAATGCTTATCTAATCGAAGGGAAGAGCAAATTGGCTCGGCAACTATACGATAGTTTGCCATTTGAATTGACGTCCGACCAAAAGAAGGTGCTGAATGAAATCGCCGGTGATTTTCGCTCCGGGCAAGCTATGAATCGCTTGCTGCAAGGCGATGTCGGCTCGGGCAAAACGATTGTAGCCGCATTGTCAATTTTGATGGCGATAGATGCAGGCTTTCAATGCGGATTGATGGCGCCGACGGAAATTTTAGCCGAGCAACATTACAGCAACTTGAGCAAAGTATTCGAGCCGCTGGGTCTGGAAATTTTCAGACTTATGGGTGGGCAAACAGGCAAACAACGAAAATATGCACTCGAAAAAATTGCTGATGGAACAGCACATCTCATCATCGGCACTCATGCCATGTTTAGCGAAAATATTATGTACAAAAATTTAGCATATTTGGTAATTGACGAGCAGCACCGCTTCGGCGTCAAGCAAAGGGGTGATTTGATTAATCTGAGCAAAAATTCATCCGAATCGAAAGTGATGCCGCACGTTTTGGTGATGTCGGCGACACCGATTCCGCGAACGCTGACTATGACTGTTTACGGCGATTTGGACGTGTCAATCATTAAGACTATGCCCAAAAACCGGATTCCAATCAAGACCTATGTATCGTTCGACAGCAAAAGGGAGGAAATTTACGATTTTGTCCGGCGAAACGCAAGCGATGGCGGTCAGGCATTCATCGTGTTCCCTTTGGTCGAAAAATCCGAGAAAATGGAAGAATTGAAATCGGCAACCGAGCATTTTGAATTTTTATCAAAGGATATTTTCCCCGAATTGCAGTGTGGTTTGGTTCATGGGCAAATGCACTGGAGCGAGAAAGAGGACGCTATGCAAAAATTTTTGGCAAAGGAATATGACATTTTGGTGGCGACGACTGTGATTGAAGTCGGCATTGATATTCCGAATGCAAATATAATGTTAATTGAAAATGCCGAACGCTTCGGATTGTCGCAATTGCACCAACTTCGGGGCAGAGTGGGGCGCGGTACTCGCGAATCCTATTGCATTCTGATGACCAAGGACAACTACCAATACAGCATGAAACGCGGGACTGATTCGACTGACGAGCGAATAACAGCGATTGCGAGATTGAAAACGATGGTGCAAACCACCGACGGATTTGAAATTGCCGAAACCGATATGAAGCTGCGTGGTCCCGGCGACATAATGGGAACCAAGCAATCGGGACTGCCGGAGTTCAAATACCTAAGTCTTGCGGAAGACGGCGAAATCATCGCTCAAGCCAAAAAAGCAATCGAATATTTGCTCCGCGACGACCCAAAATTGAACAAAACACAGAATTTGCAAGTGCGCGCCAAATTAGTGAAGCTACTGCGTGGCAGCGACAATTATTTCGAGATAGCGTAACTACACCACCTCTCTCGACACTTTAACGAATCTGAAAAAGAGCAAGACGACGGCAGTGCCAAGCCCAAATAAATAGCCGAGCCAAACGCCGTAGGCGCCGTAGTCAAAGACAAATGCTAAGGTGTAGCCCGTTGGTATGCCGACGCACCAATAAGCTATTAATGCAGTCAAAGTCGGGATTTTGACATCCTTCAAGCCACGCAATGCACCCAAAGATACTACTTTCGCCTTATGCTTTACGCGAAGACATAATCCTAAACCAATTTTAAACCAAGCAAATTTCCAAGAAATACCTCATAAGTTAGAAGTTAAGAAAAAATTTTATTATTTTTTTTTCCAAAAAAATTAATAAAATTCTGTTATAAGTGTTAAACTATCTCTTGGATATTTTTCGCTTTTATACGATGCTATCCATGAAGCATTTAGTGAATGTAATTAATAGCATGAACTTTTTTACAATCCATATTGTCTATAATCATCTAAATCACAGGTGAATCAAAGCGATACAGCTATTCATAGCAGAATGTTATTATGTAGTTTTATTCTTCAGGTGATAATTTATATGAAGCTAAAATGTATGCAAGCCTAATAATTATATTAAGTGATTGATTTTGATTAATATTAGTTCATTAATCATGAAATTGACCATGAACACTAACAAAAAAAAATCAAAAAAATCAAAAAAAAAATGTAACAAATCAAATTTTCACTTGTTTTTTGCATATAGAAAGAGTACTGAAATTTAAAAACATTTCATATTTATTGACATATTAAGATTGGAGGATTTATGAAAACCAAAATTACCCTATTGATAATCATGGGTATATTTCTTGCAGGATTTATTCACAATAGCGCAGTCGCCCAAGACGATTTGGTAGATTCGTTTAAAGAGAATCTGCCACAATTATTGAATTCGAACAATGCAGGGACATTGTTCTGGGTTACATTTCATCCATGTTGGGAAGATCCTGGTCCGAACAACGCACTCCGGCTTTATGTTTCTTCCTCAGTTGCTACAACAGTAACTTTAGAAATACCGGGGTTGGCTATTTTTAGACAAAAAGTCACCATTCCAAATGACGTAATTGAGTTTCCTCTGCCCCCAACTGAAGGTCAAGCTTATTCAAAAGGCAGTGGAGGTTTGCCAATTAGACCCCAACCCGCTCAGGTATGGGAAGGGAGAGCAATCAGGATTAGTGCAGACTATCCGATTATTGTCTATGGTGTAACTCGTTACCAATATACTTCAGATGGTTACTTAGCACTTCCTGTTAGTTCGTTGGGGAAAAAATATCAGGTTGCTTCTTATGAAGACCCTACTAATAATACAGGTCAATTCCTACCATCATATACAAGTATTGTAGGTGTTTATGATAACACAAAAGTAACATTTCGTCTTGGTGGTTACGAGAATGCGCGGGTTCCACTTTTAGATGGGTCAGAACTCAGAGCAAATGAAGTAATGAGAACTACAATAAACGAAGGTGACATTTGGTTAATTCCGGGTATAGGGGCTTTCAAT from Candidatus Kapaibacterium sp. encodes:
- a CDS encoding SDR family oxidoreductase, translated to MAKVLITGGAGFLGSHLCDKFIAEGYEVVCMDNFVTGSPDNIAHLMGNPNFKFILHDVTNYVYVEGDLDYILHFASPASPIDYLKLPIQTLKVGSLGTHKALGLAKAKNARILLASTSEVYGDPLIHPQPEDYWGNVNPVGYRGVYDEAKRFAEALTMAYHRYHGVETRIVRIFNTYGPRMRLQDGRAIPNFINQALKNEDVTVYGDGAQTRSVCYVDDLIEGIYRLLLSDETDPVNIGNPAELTMLELAKEIIELTGSRSKVVFEDLPSDDPKVRQPNITRASEILNWEPKVERKAGLMRTIADFKKRLNLV
- the recG gene encoding ATP-dependent DNA helicase RecG codes for the protein MNANEIQYIKGVGPKRAEILAEAGILAPDDLVTYFPASYIDRNARTTISNLFRELGSHDMIDVELTSSVGFRSISTIVAKIIKKSENSFGKKRKFLKLTLSDGSGTNASIFFWNYVQYYSKHYQEGQILAVSGKAEIDKYNSVNFSHPEIDILESDDARMYESGMILPKYRITEKMAKGGITNKMLSNIINQLLEANTIRLSESLPDTIRKTLNMPDIKSTVLNLHFPQSEDLLNRARWRIKFEEIFYFLMKVESIKHKSKTSENAYLIEGKSKLARQLYDSLPFELTSDQKKVLNEIAGDFRSGQAMNRLLQGDVGSGKTIVAALSILMAIDAGFQCGLMAPTEILAEQHYSNLSKVFEPLGLEIFRLMGGQTGKQRKYALEKIADGTAHLIIGTHAMFSENIMYKNLAYLVIDEQHRFGVKQRGDLINLSKNSSESKVMPHVLVMSATPIPRTLTMTVYGDLDVSIIKTMPKNRIPIKTYVSFDSKREEIYDFVRRNASDGGQAFIVFPLVEKSEKMEELKSATEHFEFLSKDIFPELQCGLVHGQMHWSEKEDAMQKFLAKEYDILVATTVIEVGIDIPNANIMLIENAERFGLSQLHQLRGRVGRGTRESYCILMTKDNYQYSMKRGTDSTDERITAIARLKTMVQTTDGFEIAETDMKLRGPGDIMGTKQSGLPEFKYLSLAEDGEIIAQAKKAIEYLLRDDPKLNKTQNLQVRAKLVKLLRGSDNYFEIA